In Maniola hyperantus chromosome 20, iAphHyp1.2, whole genome shotgun sequence, the following are encoded in one genomic region:
- the LOC117991583 gene encoding tropomyosin, with the protein MESAVHAPLRVGKKMRKRRELDALVGGGGARGGRLLSASSDEGEPWGRRTTRRRRSRPFLRLAAALALCVCVVSAATVLWLFVDVRRQIVSLRIEMDRVSTSSAGVGDELQVCHTQAKELRTNASELSARLSKLELDFQELTKQMTQTAKELSAVSEQLSAAPKLADMPRRLAELQRTVADFGSQISGFDTSLISAKKQATTATSGVDELKTLLSHLEGRTNETIANLTASSKKEDELKEQITALNTTLVSRIDGLQTKIDDMTKLSSTAAPVSSTTTVAPSAAPAPVAVNATIPPGPAKPFVLIGAH; encoded by the exons ATGGAGAGCGCGGTCCACGCGCCGCTGCGTGTCGGGAAGAAGATGCGAAAGAGACGGGAGTTGGACGCTTTAGTGGGAGGCGGGGGAGCCCGAGGAGGAAGGCTCTTGTCCGCCTCTAGTGACGAAGGGGAGCCGTGGGGAAGACGGACGACGCGGCGACGCCGCTCCCGCCCTTTCCTCCGCCTTGCTGCAGCACTAGCGTTGTGTGTATGCGTCGTCTCCGCTGCTACAGTGCTATGGCTCTTTGTGGATGTGAGGAGACAGATTGTGTCTCTACGGATAGAGATGGACCGAG tttcCACAAGCAGCGCAGGCGTCGGTGACGAACTACAAGTATGCCACACACAAGCGAAAGAGTTGAGAACGAACGCGAGCGAACTAAGCGCTCGATTATCAAAACTGGAGCTCGATTTCCAAGAGCTGACAAAACAAATGACACAGACGGCGAAAGAGTTGAGCGCAGTGTCAGAGCAGCTGTCTGCAGCGCCAAAGTTAGCAGACATGCCGCGGCGCCTGGCGGAGCTGCAGCGGACTGTGGCCGACTTCGGCTCGCAG ATCAGCGGTTTCGACACTTCGCTAATATCGGCTAAGAAGCAAGCCACCACAGCCACGTCAGGGGTCGACGAGTTGAAGACTCTTCTTTCACACCTCGAAGGCAGAACAAACGAGACAATCGCCAACCTTACCGCGTCCTCTAAGAAGGAGGACGAACTGAAGGAACAAATAACCGCCTTGAATACTACTCTAGTGAGCAGAATCGACGGGCTGCAGACCAAAATTGATGATATGACC AAGCTGTCAAGCACAGCGGCGCCCGTGAGCTCGACGACGACGGTAGCGCCGAGCGCAGCGCCCGCGCCCGTCGCTGTCAACGCCACCATCCCACCCG